One Pogoniulus pusillus isolate bPogPus1 chromosome 42, bPogPus1.pri, whole genome shotgun sequence genomic window, CCCcagaggcagcctggctggTGGTTTGGTTGCAGGCAGGTCTCAGTTGCTCAACCTTCCCACAACCTGTCAAGGAAAGAGGCTCTGAGACATCTTAATTACAAAATTATGCTTAAAAGTCGCTGGGGGTTTATTATCTCCTCAGACACAGCAATGACTCAACCAAACATGTCTTAACCAGAAGGTTAACAGCAGgttgagctgctcctctgcagtgccACCAGCGTGGCCATGCAGTGTGTGGGAGGACACCACAAATAAAAGTGGGGGTTTACCCCACGAGTGACCCTGGGAAGCACTTCCAAGCATGCAGCTGCTTTGGgttcctctgcctctccctttccagctgcagagctcagatttccaggctgtgctcctgtgcccaCAAACTGGCTCTTGGTGACAGAGGAGGAGCTCCTGCTTGCATTGATGGGCTGCCAGCATGGGCCCAGCACTAAAACCAGCCCCAACCCCAGGACAACACAGGTTTAGAGGGTGaggaagctgaagctgagcacagaggcagccttAGTGAGTGGCTGCGAGTGGTGGTGCTGTGGTGACATCTGAGGAGCCTTTGGGCTGTTCAGAGaactgctgtggctggagaaggTCCTTACAGCCTGGGGCCTGGGTTGAGGAAGAAACTTTGTAGAGGGATTCTCTtcctgctgaggaggaggatgcagaACCCCCAAGGAGACCTCTGCAGCATGAGCACCTCAGGTGCTTCTGCTTTCCAAAGCGTGGAAACAACTCACTTTGCTGCTTCAGGCCTCCCTTAATTTCTCCACTGCCAAGCTGATTCTGGGTGGGGGGCTGGATtcatgggcaggggctggggggttgTTTTTGGTGATTTTGTTCCATTTTGTGTGGTTTTAACTCCAGGGCTTATTGCTACTCCACTGTCAGCAGTGCGCAGGCAGAAGGAGATGGGACCGAGCGGAGCTGAAGCTCTTTGGAACCTCACCAgcaggctgtgtgctgtggctgATGTGCTCTCACAGTCCCTTTCTTTCCAGTTTTTCCAGTATGGCCTGGATTCTGTGGACAGATTCTTTCCTGGCCTGCCTAACACTGTCCTGGCCACCAGTCTCGATGgaatccagctccagcagcagcttggtcAACATCTCCTCCAGAAGCCGGTAGGATTTATCTGTCTTTTTCCCTACAAACTCATCCACCTCTTGCTCCAGCTGTTCAGCCTCCCCCAGGACGTGGAGGATCCTCTGGATctctggctggatggctgcagagctgggggaaggCTGCTCAGCAGGCTTGAAGCCAACCTCTCTATTGCCAGCCGAAAGCTTCCGAGGGGCCGCGTCGTACATGTGGGGCTGAGCACTGTACTGCACCTTGGCCCTGGGGGGCAGGGGCTTGGTGCTGCCTGGCCTGTGCTCACCACCTgtgccagggtgctgctggctgccatcaGGGTAGTAGCTCTGTTGGTTTGTGCCTTGCGAGGGTTTGTCGTAATCCTGCAGTTGGAAGCAGAAAAAGAActcagctggaggctgccccagcccaggagggacagagagccCTGAGGGAGCCCAAGGCAGGGATAGGAagatgctgcaggggctggagcagtgccctgtgagcagagagaggctgagggccctggggctgcttggtctggtgaagaaaagactgagagggaacctAATCAATGTTaataaatagctgagggctgggggtcaggagggggggcacaaactctgctcagctgtgccctgggacaggacaagcagcactggatggaagctgcagcacaggaggttgcagctcagcacaagaggaacttcttggctggaagggtcccagagccctggcacagactgcccagagaggttgtggagtctccttccctggagcctttccaggcctgtctggatgtgttgctgtgtgccctgagctagattctatagctctgctctggcagggggggttggactggatgagctctggaggtcactaccaacccctgacatgctgtgaaaTGTCTCAGTGCATctccctcaaagccatggggtctgatctgctcctgccctcagagggcagggctgggggagctggacaGCAGGTGACCCTCTGGcttgctctgcagtgagcatgCCAGGGAGGAGAGGGCAGACTGGGTCAGGTATGACAATCCCAGGCATCTGGGCAGCACTTCCACCATGAGCTCATCACACAGCATGTCCCCGTGGCTGGCACCCTGTGTCCTGCCACATAGGCTGCTTTCTGCCAAAGTCTCTGAGAGGGCcacaggacctctggagagccacTGACTCCTGACCAAAGCCAGAGACAGCCCAGACGAGCAGGCCCCACCCAGTGCCtcacttcctcctctttcttgcCTCACTCCCTGTGCCCCAAAGCAGCACTTGCAGAGGAATCCTCAGGTCAGCTTAGTCCCACCTTGTGCCGGAGCATTTCTGACTACTGCTTGAGAGGAGCTGGACAGGCAAGACAAGTTCTGACCCATCTCAAGACCTGCCCTGGGACATCTGCTGTCTCCAGGACCTCTCTGGGATTGCAGCCCTGGATTTTGCTCTCCCTGTATGCAAGCAGGAGACTTCACCTGGACATCTGCTGCTTGGATCCTACCTGAGCTAACTCTGCCTGGTGAAAGGGCCATTCCCAGGAGACAGAGGAGGGGTTtgagggaagctgtggaggtctgcctgcagcacaggcacctACCTTTGGGTCCCAGGCGGGAGGGTGGGCAGGAGCTCcgctggcagcccagggagggtgggACTCAGAGACAAAGGAGTTGCCAGGCACCGGGGCCGTGTGCCACCCGTAACGTGGCTGCACCCCGTAGGCACTGGGGGGGCCCCACGTGTcctctgggggtctgggctgtggtggaggccccTGTGCTGTGATCCCTGGATTGCCCTCTCCATATGGATACTGTGGGACAGGCATTCCTGGGGTCtgcaaggagagagggagagtttTACCCCTGGAGTCACTGCCAGCACCCCTCCCTCCAGACAGCCCTGGGAACAGCCACAGCATCGGGACAGTTCCTGCTTCCCAGACgctggaatctctgc contains:
- the BAG4 gene encoding BAG family molecular chaperone regulator 4 isoform X1, with the protein product MEPRGRAAEPGPPWPPGSSRPPAAQVMDSPYANGAYTPPYPPAPGAAPHYASLPQTRGYYCSGPPQAPYPTEPTGIYRPPSPAPPWSYAPPDCPTEGSSLRRQQVPAYSPPQTPGMPVPQYPYGEGNPGITAQGPPPQPRPPEDTWGPPSAYGVQPRYGWHTAPVPGNSFVSESHPPWAASGAPAHPPAWDPKDYDKPSQGTNQQSYYPDGSQQHPGTGGEHRPGSTKPLPPRAKVQYSAQPHMYDAAPRKLSAGNREVGFKPAEQPSPSSAAIQPEIQRILHVLGEAEQLEQEVDEFVGKKTDKSYRLLEEMLTKLLLELDSIETGGQDSVRQARKESVHRIQAILEKLERKGL
- the BAG4 gene encoding BAG family molecular chaperone regulator 4 isoform X2, which codes for MDSPYANGAYTPPYPPAPGAAPHYASLPQTRGYYCSGPPQAPYPTEPTGIYRPPSPAPPWSYAPPDCPTEGSSLRRQQVPAYSPPQTPGMPVPQYPYGEGNPGITAQGPPPQPRPPEDTWGPPSAYGVQPRYGWHTAPVPGNSFVSESHPPWAASGAPAHPPAWDPKDYDKPSQGTNQQSYYPDGSQQHPGTGGEHRPGSTKPLPPRAKVQYSAQPHMYDAAPRKLSAGNREVGFKPAEQPSPSSAAIQPEIQRILHVLGEAEQLEQEVDEFVGKKTDKSYRLLEEMLTKLLLELDSIETGGQDSVRQARKESVHRIQAILEKLERKGL